A genomic stretch from Petrimonas mucosa includes:
- a CDS encoding alpha-ketoacid dehydrogenase subunit beta — translation MSSETKVMSVRDAIILAMSEEMRRDENVFLMGEDVGIFGGDFGTSVGMLEEFGKERVRDTPISENAISGCAIGAAMTGLRPIVDVTFMDFIVYMMDNIVNQAAKARYMFGGKGQVPVVFRCAAGSGVGAAAQHSQSLEAWFTHIPGLKVVAPGTPADVKGILKSAIRDNNTVIFLEYKAQFNMKGEVPLDPEFTIPLGKADLKREGKDVTVVTYGRMLERVLQAADEVLEAEGVSVEVVDLRTLMPLDKEAILNSVKKTGRVLLVNDAHKTGGFIGEIAAMIAESDAFDFLDNRILRLAAEDVPVPYNAKLEAAMLPSVERIKKYILKLVNKR, via the coding sequence ATGAGTAGCGAAACAAAAGTAATGTCTGTAAGAGACGCCATTATTTTGGCAATGTCCGAAGAGATGCGACGAGACGAAAACGTGTTTCTTATGGGCGAAGACGTGGGTATTTTCGGTGGCGATTTTGGAACATCGGTTGGAATGCTTGAGGAGTTCGGCAAGGAGCGTGTTCGCGACACACCGATCTCTGAAAATGCTATCTCCGGTTGCGCCATCGGTGCAGCGATGACGGGCCTGCGACCTATCGTTGACGTGACTTTTATGGACTTTATTGTTTATATGATGGACAATATAGTGAATCAGGCGGCTAAAGCCCGATATATGTTTGGCGGAAAAGGACAGGTTCCTGTCGTGTTCCGCTGTGCGGCAGGATCGGGTGTGGGCGCCGCTGCGCAGCACTCGCAGTCGCTCGAGGCCTGGTTTACTCATATTCCGGGGCTAAAGGTTGTTGCTCCGGGTACACCTGCCGATGTTAAGGGAATACTTAAATCCGCTATCAGGGACAATAACACTGTTATTTTCCTTGAGTATAAAGCGCAATTCAACATGAAAGGAGAAGTACCTCTCGACCCGGAATTTACCATTCCGTTGGGTAAGGCTGACCTTAAACGGGAGGGAAAAGACGTAACTGTTGTTACGTATGGAAGAATGCTCGAACGCGTATTGCAGGCAGCCGATGAAGTGCTGGAGGCTGAAGGCGTAAGCGTTGAAGTGGTTGATTTGAGAACATTGATGCCACTTGACAAAGAGGCCATTCTTAATTCGGTGAAGAAAACCGGTCGCGTGCTGCTCGTCAACGATGCACACAAGACCGGTGGATTCATCGGTGAAATTGCCGCCATGATTGCTGAAAGCGATGCCTTTGACTTTCTGGACAACCGCATTCTGCGATTGGCGGCAGAAGACGTTCCTGTTCCTTACAACGCTAAACTCGAAGCAGCTATGCTGCCCAGTGTTGAAAGGATTAAAAAATACATCCTCAAATTGGTTAATAAAAGGTAG
- a CDS encoding thiamine pyrophosphate-dependent dehydrogenase E1 component subunit alpha: MAKTKKSTAKQEIPKEKLLHMYKLMCDIRNFDEKVNYMVKRGMVPGMTHFSVGEEAANVGAIAALTEGDLITSNHRGHGQAIAMEIDLNEMMAEIMGKATGTCKGKGGSMHIADLDKGNLGANGIVGGGMGMAIGAALTQQMKKTGKIVMCCFGDGAVNEGTFHETMNMASIWKLPVIFYSINNFYGISTPISSVINVDYNYQRASAYGVPGHFIEDGNDLMAVYNKFVELVDYVRNGNGPVLVESLTYRWYGHSTSDPGKYRTKQEVDEWKKKDPILKQKRYLIDNNLATEEELNEIDRKSLESVEASVKFALESPEPTLESAFEDIFAD, translated from the coding sequence ATGGCAAAAACAAAAAAATCAACAGCTAAACAAGAGATTCCCAAGGAGAAATTGCTGCACATGTACAAGTTGATGTGCGATATCCGTAACTTCGATGAGAAGGTCAATTACATGGTCAAGCGGGGCATGGTTCCCGGGATGACCCATTTTTCGGTGGGGGAGGAAGCTGCCAACGTGGGAGCTATTGCGGCCCTGACGGAGGGTGATCTGATTACTTCAAATCATCGCGGACATGGACAGGCCATCGCCATGGAGATAGACCTGAACGAGATGATGGCAGAAATTATGGGCAAGGCTACAGGTACCTGCAAAGGTAAAGGTGGTTCGATGCATATTGCTGACTTGGACAAGGGGAATCTGGGAGCCAACGGAATCGTGGGTGGCGGAATGGGCATGGCGATTGGCGCGGCCCTTACACAACAGATGAAGAAGACCGGAAAGATCGTGATGTGCTGTTTCGGTGACGGCGCCGTGAACGAAGGCACTTTCCACGAAACAATGAATATGGCTTCTATCTGGAAGTTGCCGGTAATCTTCTATTCCATCAATAACTTCTATGGGATCAGTACCCCGATCTCGAGTGTAATCAACGTCGATTACAATTATCAGCGCGCTTCTGCCTACGGCGTACCTGGTCATTTTATCGAAGATGGGAACGACCTGATGGCTGTCTATAACAAATTTGTTGAGTTGGTGGATTATGTACGTAATGGAAACGGACCGGTTCTGGTTGAATCACTTACCTATCGCTGGTACGGACACTCTACCTCCGATCCAGGTAAATACCGTACCAAACAGGAAGTTGACGAGTGGAAGAAAAAGGATCCGATACTGAAACAGAAGAGGTATCTGATCGATAACAACCTGGCAACCGAAGAGGAACTCAACGAGATCGACCGCAAATCGCTTGAGTCGGTTGAGGCTTCAGTGAAATTTGCGCTGGAGAGCCCTGAACCAACCCTGGAATCGGCATTTGAAGATATTTTTGCAGATTAA